A part of Variovorax sp. HW608 genomic DNA contains:
- a CDS encoding sensor histidine kinase, which translates to MKIHWLSAGRHYLQVIAFCCVVAVLTTAIWPNKTYLMQVGYALSVGTVVWAVIEFGRYLVDERNCHTDSSGGHGWPKGWRGVLLTAVGIGCGFLVGDRVGDFLFSYRNVSSPRDNTISLVITIVTSAAASFYFHARGRAAALTAKIATAERDAGEARLKLLEAQLEPHMLFNTLANLRVLIAVDPPRAIEMLDHLNDYLRVTLAGSRATSHPLASEFDRLRDYLELMSVRMGPRLRYSLDLPDSLRGQPFPSLLLQPLVENSIRHGLEPKVEGGDISVRARREDRAEDGVSRICIEVRDTGVGLVSAPASNHEGFGIEQVRERLVTTYGARGGLTLQGAPGGGAIATVTFPA; encoded by the coding sequence ATGAAGATTCACTGGCTCAGCGCCGGCCGGCATTACCTGCAAGTCATCGCGTTCTGCTGCGTGGTGGCGGTGCTGACCACCGCCATCTGGCCGAACAAGACCTACCTGATGCAGGTCGGCTATGCCCTGTCGGTGGGCACCGTCGTCTGGGCCGTGATCGAGTTCGGGCGCTATCTCGTCGATGAGCGCAACTGCCATACCGACAGCAGCGGCGGCCATGGCTGGCCGAAGGGCTGGCGCGGCGTGCTGCTGACGGCCGTGGGCATCGGCTGCGGCTTCCTGGTCGGCGACCGCGTGGGCGATTTCCTGTTCAGCTATCGCAATGTCTCGTCGCCGCGCGACAACACCATCAGCCTGGTGATCACGATCGTCACCAGCGCCGCGGCGAGCTTCTACTTCCATGCGCGCGGCAGGGCCGCCGCGCTGACCGCCAAGATCGCCACCGCCGAGCGCGATGCCGGCGAAGCCAGGCTCAAGTTGCTCGAGGCCCAGCTCGAGCCGCACATGCTGTTCAACACGCTGGCCAACCTGCGCGTGCTGATCGCGGTCGACCCGCCGCGCGCCATCGAGATGCTCGATCACCTGAACGACTACCTGCGGGTCACCCTCGCAGGCTCGCGCGCCACCTCGCATCCGCTGGCCTCCGAATTCGACCGGCTGCGCGACTACCTCGAGCTGATGTCGGTGCGCATGGGGCCTCGCCTGCGTTACTCGCTCGACCTTCCGGATTCGCTGCGCGGCCAGCCCTTTCCGTCCCTGCTCCTGCAGCCCCTGGTGGAGAACAGCATTCGCCACGGACTGGAGCCGAAGGTCGAGGGCGGCGACATCTCGGTGCGCGCACGGCGCGAAGACCGTGCCGAGGACGGCGTCTCACGGATCTGCATCGAAGTTCGCGACACCGGCGTCGGCCTGGTCTCGGCGCCGGCGTCGAACCATGAAGGCTTCGGCATCGAGCAGGTGCGCGAACGCCTGGTCACGACCTACGGCGCACGCGGCGGCCTGACGCTGCAGGGAGCGCCCGGCGGCGGCGCGATCGCAACAGTCACATTTCCAGCATGA
- a CDS encoding alpha/beta hydrolase family protein: MKAGARRLLALALIGFLGRAALAATGVTVLPAPPDTGPVTVFYPTAAAPGRFVRGPFSFDLAADAVPLHGNGRLIVMSHGSGGSPWPQADLAIALVDAGFTVAMPEHAGDNYRDMSDVGPATWRHRPKEVSEAIDAMAADARFAPLLDFKHVGVYGMSAGGLTALTLAGARWSPALLNAHCQAHLAQDFPTCVGLASSLTGSMLDGLRLAVARRVLDWKLGNQTTLESWADPRITAAVAAVPMAAPVEMASLAKPRIPLGLVRAGQDDWLAPQWHIDAVRAACATNCTLVADMPAAGHGSILSPQPPDLPARAARLLSDPPGFDRASLPAVYHAIARFFVQNLAP; this comes from the coding sequence GTGAAGGCCGGCGCGAGACGCCTTCTGGCGCTGGCGCTGATCGGCTTCCTGGGCCGCGCCGCGTTGGCTGCCACCGGTGTGACGGTGCTGCCGGCGCCGCCGGACACCGGCCCCGTCACGGTGTTCTACCCGACGGCTGCCGCGCCAGGCCGCTTCGTCCGCGGCCCCTTCTCCTTCGATCTGGCCGCCGATGCCGTCCCGCTGCATGGCAACGGCCGCCTGATCGTCATGTCGCACGGCTCCGGCGGCTCGCCCTGGCCGCAGGCCGACCTGGCGATCGCGCTGGTGGACGCCGGCTTCACCGTCGCCATGCCGGAGCACGCGGGCGACAACTACCGCGACATGAGCGACGTCGGCCCGGCCACCTGGCGCCACCGTCCCAAAGAGGTGTCAGAGGCCATCGATGCGATGGCCGCCGACGCGCGCTTCGCGCCGCTGCTCGACTTCAAGCATGTCGGCGTCTACGGCATGTCGGCCGGCGGCCTCACCGCGCTGACCCTGGCCGGCGCGCGCTGGTCGCCCGCCTTGCTGAACGCCCATTGCCAGGCCCATCTGGCGCAAGACTTCCCGACCTGCGTGGGACTGGCAAGCTCGCTCACGGGCAGCATGCTGGACGGCTTGCGCCTGGCGGTCGCCCGCCGCGTGCTCGATTGGAAACTGGGCAACCAGACCACCCTTGAATCCTGGGCCGATCCGAGGATCACGGCCGCAGTCGCGGCTGTGCCCATGGCCGCTCCGGTGGAGATGGCCTCGCTGGCCAAGCCGCGGATCCCCCTCGGACTGGTGCGCGCGGGCCAGGACGACTGGCTCGCCCCGCAATGGCACATCGACGCGGTGCGCGCGGCCTGTGCCACAAACTGCACGCTGGTCGCCGACATGCCTGCCGCGGGCCACGGGTCGATCCTGTCGCCGCAGCCGCCCGACCTGCCTGCCCGCGCGGCCCGGCTGCTGAGCGACCCGCCGGGCTTCGACCGGGCGAGCCTGCCCGCCGTCTACCACGCCATCGCCCGCTTCTTCGTCCAGAATCTGGCGCCATGA
- a CDS encoding succinylglutamate desuccinylase/aspartoacylase domain-containing protein, which translates to MAQNPDLEVRPRDISAYRQGNTGVDYVHRFESGKPGPHVLINALTHGNEICGMVAATHLLDSGVRPQAGTLTVSFAHVEAYNAFDPAKPFDNRQIVHNLNRIWSDDWLDGPEDSPELRRARELRPVVAAADHILDIHSTSQDVVPFWVYPAYERNAKVALAIGLPPVHLVMPAGLGSGTPLIQHGLHAGADAPGAAVVVECGQHFKQSAADLATEVTLRFLAHFGLIDREPAAPPAPQRRYELLQTHVIESEDFRFVRPLIGFETFAKGELIANNGPDEIRAPCDDCTVFMPAQRVIVGREAVYLTKPL; encoded by the coding sequence ATGGCACAGAATCCTGATCTCGAAGTGCGTCCGCGCGACATTTCGGCCTACCGCCAGGGCAACACCGGCGTCGACTACGTCCACCGCTTCGAATCCGGCAAGCCCGGGCCGCACGTGCTGATCAACGCGCTGACCCACGGCAACGAGATCTGCGGCATGGTCGCGGCGACGCATCTGCTGGACAGCGGCGTGCGCCCCCAGGCCGGCACGCTCACCGTGAGCTTCGCGCACGTCGAGGCCTACAACGCCTTCGATCCGGCCAAGCCCTTCGACAACCGGCAGATCGTGCACAACCTCAACCGCATCTGGTCGGACGACTGGCTGGACGGTCCTGAGGACAGCCCCGAGCTGCGCCGCGCGCGCGAGCTGCGGCCGGTGGTGGCGGCGGCGGACCACATCCTCGACATCCACTCCACCAGCCAGGACGTCGTGCCCTTCTGGGTCTACCCCGCGTACGAACGCAACGCCAAGGTCGCGCTGGCGATCGGCCTGCCGCCGGTCCATCTCGTGATGCCGGCGGGCCTGGGTTCGGGCACGCCGCTGATCCAGCACGGCCTGCACGCCGGCGCCGATGCGCCGGGCGCGGCGGTGGTGGTCGAGTGCGGCCAGCATTTCAAGCAGTCGGCGGCCGACCTCGCGACCGAGGTGACGCTGCGCTTCCTGGCGCATTTCGGATTGATCGACAGGGAGCCCGCCGCTCCGCCCGCACCGCAGCGGCGCTACGAGCTGCTGCAGACGCACGTCATCGAGTCCGAGGACTTCCGCTTCGTGCGGCCGCTGATCGGCTTCGAGACCTTCGCCAAGGGCGAACTCATCGCCAACAACGGGCCCGATGAGATCCGCGCCCCGTGCGACGACTGCACCGTGTTCATGCCGGCGCAGCGCGTGATCGTGGGGCGCGAAGCGGTCTATCTCACGAAGCCGCTCTGA
- a CDS encoding efflux RND transporter periplasmic adaptor subunit, protein MSSSNAEPTLPIHPEPRPPSRGRRWLGAVLALVLVAGLAVGAWYLIKRSAQPAGGPGFGAGGISQTVGHASAQRTDLPILIDALGTVTPLATITLRPQVGGVLTEVLYTEGQAVTKGQLLARIDPRPYEQALAQAQGTRVRDEAQLEAARVTLARYRTLLGQDSIARQDVDTQAALVKQLEGTVITDRAAEAAAKLNLDYTRITAPVAGRIGLRTVDPGNTVTANATTGIAVITQMNPIDVQFAVPQDRVPDIQAQFAKGEELHVKALDRVRSSVLDTGTFSTLDNIVDTTTGTVKAKARFANQGAPLFPSQFVNIQMTLRTISAVVVPVTAVRTGPNGSFVYVINEDRTVSMRPVKRGEATVDLVAINDGVKEGELVVTEGGDRLKDGARVTLQGDKPAAPHQGANGQRGQRGDAQQQGRRQRPPPPQ, encoded by the coding sequence ATGTCGTCATCCAACGCCGAGCCCACCCTTCCCATCCATCCCGAACCTCGGCCCCCGTCGCGTGGACGGCGCTGGCTGGGCGCCGTGCTGGCGCTGGTCCTGGTGGCGGGCCTGGCCGTCGGCGCGTGGTATCTGATCAAGCGCTCCGCCCAACCGGCGGGCGGGCCCGGTTTCGGCGCCGGCGGCATCAGCCAGACGGTGGGCCATGCGTCGGCGCAGCGGACGGATCTCCCGATCCTCATCGACGCCCTCGGCACCGTGACGCCGCTGGCGACGATCACGCTCAGGCCGCAGGTCGGCGGCGTGCTGACCGAGGTGCTCTATACCGAGGGCCAGGCGGTCACCAAGGGCCAGTTGCTCGCGCGCATCGATCCGCGTCCCTACGAGCAGGCGCTGGCGCAGGCCCAGGGCACGCGGGTGCGCGACGAGGCGCAGCTCGAAGCCGCGCGCGTCACGCTGGCGCGCTACCGTACGCTGCTCGGGCAGGACTCGATCGCGCGGCAGGACGTCGACACCCAGGCCGCGCTGGTCAAGCAGCTCGAAGGCACGGTGATCACCGACCGCGCCGCCGAGGCCGCGGCCAAGCTCAACCTCGACTACACCCGGATCACTGCGCCGGTGGCCGGCCGCATCGGGCTGCGCACGGTCGATCCGGGCAACACCGTGACCGCCAATGCGACCACCGGCATCGCGGTCATCACGCAGATGAACCCGATCGACGTGCAGTTCGCGGTGCCGCAGGACCGCGTGCCCGACATCCAGGCGCAATTCGCCAAGGGCGAAGAGCTGCACGTGAAGGCGCTGGACCGCGTGCGCAGCTCGGTGCTCGACACCGGCACCTTCTCGACGCTCGACAACATCGTCGACACCACAACCGGCACCGTGAAGGCCAAGGCGCGCTTCGCGAACCAGGGGGCGCCGCTGTTCCCGAGCCAGTTCGTCAACATCCAGATGACGCTGCGCACCATCAGCGCCGTGGTGGTGCCCGTCACCGCGGTGCGCACCGGGCCCAACGGCAGCTTCGTGTACGTGATCAACGAGGACCGCACGGTCTCGATGCGTCCGGTCAAGCGCGGCGAGGCGACGGTCGATCTGGTGGCGATCAACGACGGCGTGAAGGAGGGCGAGCTCGTCGTCACCGAGGGCGGCGACCGCCTCAAGGACGGCGCGCGCGTGACCCTGCAGGGCGACAAGCCCGCGGCGCCGCACCAGGGCGCGAACGGCCAGCGCGGACAGCGCGGCGATGCACAGCAACAGGGCCGCCGCCAGCGTCCGCCGCCGCCGCAGTAA
- a CDS encoding 2TM domain-containing protein — protein sequence MTSDDIDRLARKRAKAKMGWFIHAAIYAIVNLGLIALSVATGRAWAVFPLLGWGVGLLAHGISVWMLPPGGTLLARMVERERARLAGGSKGDPW from the coding sequence ATGACAAGCGACGACATCGACCGCCTGGCCCGCAAGCGCGCGAAAGCCAAGATGGGCTGGTTCATCCACGCAGCCATCTACGCGATCGTCAATCTCGGGCTGATCGCCCTGTCGGTGGCGACCGGTCGAGCCTGGGCCGTCTTCCCGCTGCTGGGCTGGGGCGTCGGCCTGCTGGCCCATGGGATATCGGTCTGGATGCTGCCGCCGGGCGGCACGCTGCTCGCGCGGATGGTCGAGCGCGAACGCGCCAGGCTGGCCGGCGGCAGCAAGGGAGACCCGTGGTGA
- a CDS encoding HsdM family class I SAM-dependent methyltransferase, which yields MSLTAEMRRSIDQIRDYLFGGGYPDPVGNAEQLSFLFFFFLSETIDDENGKRAEVLKEPHASIFDGEWPLHRAENATLPAVREGGPTATVLHTATQAIARSRFRWSFWARELAGDPLVQFVRDEVFPFFAEIGAAGAHDFMRGARLGITDPTVLTQVVRLVDDLDLAEADSDTKGDLFEHVLRQIRQAGELGQFRTPRHIIRRIVEMVDPAIGETIYDPAAGTAGFLVAAYNHIRLAHSSPEAIALTEVEGKIQQRGLGDLLTPHDLDTLQKRTFHGNDVDPKMVRLATMNLTLRGLTQVRILQRNVLTSMLDDARKIELGQPREGYDVVLANPPFSGRVDKARIVDAVRVGSTTSTELLFLKYMQDSLREGGRAAVVVPEGVLFGSSGAHQELRRQLVENNRVDAVLSLPGGVFQPYSGVKTSVLFFHKGGRTGQVLFLHVEEDGYELDANHDTPNEDDDLPRLTKVYAQRDTSLSQWEAREPEAEWNENWWFADAATLRSNNYNLTASRYRPLSEAQAGHLHPLELIDDVIARELEFAREMETLRIMVREMDK from the coding sequence ATGTCCCTGACCGCTGAAATGCGACGGTCGATCGACCAGATTCGCGACTATCTCTTTGGCGGCGGCTATCCCGATCCCGTCGGCAATGCGGAGCAGTTGTCGTTCCTGTTCTTCTTCTTCCTCTCGGAGACCATCGACGACGAGAACGGAAAGCGCGCCGAGGTCCTGAAGGAGCCCCATGCGAGCATCTTCGATGGCGAATGGCCGCTGCATCGGGCTGAAAACGCCACCCTGCCCGCCGTCCGCGAAGGCGGCCCGACCGCGACCGTGCTGCACACCGCCACGCAGGCGATCGCGCGCAGCCGTTTCCGCTGGTCCTTCTGGGCCCGGGAGCTGGCAGGCGATCCGCTCGTGCAGTTCGTGCGCGACGAGGTGTTTCCGTTCTTCGCCGAAATCGGTGCGGCCGGCGCGCATGACTTCATGCGCGGTGCGCGCCTGGGCATCACCGATCCGACGGTGCTGACGCAGGTCGTCCGGCTCGTGGACGACCTGGATCTGGCCGAGGCCGACTCCGACACCAAGGGCGATCTCTTCGAACACGTGCTGCGGCAGATCAGGCAGGCCGGCGAGCTCGGCCAGTTCCGCACCCCGCGCCACATCATCCGGCGCATCGTCGAGATGGTGGACCCGGCCATCGGCGAAACCATCTACGACCCGGCCGCGGGCACGGCCGGCTTTCTGGTGGCCGCCTACAACCACATCCGCCTTGCGCACTCGTCGCCCGAGGCGATCGCCCTGACCGAGGTCGAGGGCAAGATCCAGCAGCGCGGCCTCGGCGACCTGCTGACGCCTCATGATCTCGACACGCTGCAGAAGCGGACCTTCCACGGCAACGACGTCGACCCGAAGATGGTGCGCCTGGCGACGATGAACCTCACGCTGCGCGGGCTCACCCAGGTGCGCATCCTGCAGCGCAACGTCCTCACCTCGATGCTCGACGACGCCCGCAAGATCGAACTCGGGCAGCCGCGCGAGGGCTACGACGTGGTGCTGGCGAATCCGCCCTTCTCGGGCCGCGTGGACAAGGCGCGCATCGTCGACGCGGTGCGCGTCGGCAGCACGACCAGCACCGAGCTTCTCTTTCTCAAGTACATGCAGGACAGCCTGCGCGAGGGCGGCCGGGCCGCCGTGGTGGTGCCCGAAGGTGTGCTGTTCGGTTCGTCGGGCGCGCACCAGGAGCTGCGCCGGCAGCTGGTCGAGAACAACCGGGTCGATGCGGTCCTGAGCCTGCCGGGCGGCGTGTTCCAGCCCTATTCGGGCGTGAAGACCTCGGTGCTCTTCTTCCACAAGGGCGGCCGCACCGGCCAGGTGCTCTTTCTTCACGTGGAAGAGGACGGCTACGAGCTCGACGCCAATCACGACACGCCCAACGAGGACGACGACCTGCCGCGCCTGACCAAGGTGTATGCGCAGCGCGATACCTCGCTTTCGCAATGGGAAGCCCGCGAGCCCGAGGCCGAATGGAACGAGAACTGGTGGTTCGCCGATGCGGCCACGCTGCGCTCGAACAACTACAACCTCACGGCCAGCCGCTATCGCCCGCTCAGCGAAGCCCAGGCCGGGCACCTCCATCCGCTCGAGCTGATCGACGACGTGATCGCCAGGGAGCTCGAATTCGCCCGGGAGATGGAGACCCTGCGCATCATGGTCAGGGAGATGGACAAGTGA
- a CDS encoding LytR/AlgR family response regulator transcription factor, with protein sequence MRVTALIAEDEPLLAQALRAELAAAWPELELVACVGDGRSAVREALEQLPQVLFLDIRMPGLDGLGVAAELADAWPVDEAPMPQLVFVTAYDEYAARAFDAEAIDYVLKPIQSDRLRRTISRVRAALELRSSSPAPLDDVLAGTLAQWRKALGAAESAPGAAAPLKLIPASEAGSSGNTIRMVPIDEVQYFEAADKYVRVITAGNEYLIRTPLKQLLPQIDSQVFWQVHRAAVVRADAIEAVHRDEAGKQHLTLRGRVEKIPVSRLYAHLFRAM encoded by the coding sequence ATGAGAGTCACAGCCCTGATCGCCGAAGACGAGCCCCTGCTCGCGCAAGCTCTGCGCGCCGAACTGGCTGCGGCCTGGCCCGAACTGGAACTGGTGGCGTGTGTCGGAGACGGACGAAGCGCAGTGCGCGAGGCGCTCGAACAGCTTCCGCAAGTGCTCTTCCTCGACATCCGCATGCCGGGTCTCGATGGCTTGGGCGTGGCCGCCGAGTTGGCCGATGCATGGCCGGTCGACGAGGCGCCCATGCCGCAGCTCGTCTTCGTCACCGCCTACGACGAATACGCGGCGCGCGCCTTCGATGCAGAGGCGATCGACTACGTGCTCAAGCCCATCCAGTCCGACCGGCTGCGCCGCACCATCAGCCGGGTGCGCGCGGCGCTGGAACTGCGTTCATCGTCGCCCGCGCCGCTGGACGATGTGCTCGCCGGCACCCTCGCCCAGTGGCGAAAGGCGCTCGGGGCTGCAGAATCCGCACCCGGCGCTGCCGCACCGCTGAAGCTGATTCCTGCGAGCGAAGCCGGGTCGTCAGGCAACACCATCCGGATGGTGCCGATCGACGAGGTGCAGTACTTCGAAGCGGCGGACAAATACGTTCGCGTGATCACCGCAGGAAACGAATACCTTATTCGCACACCTCTCAAGCAATTGCTGCCGCAGATCGACTCGCAGGTCTTCTGGCAGGTCCATCGCGCGGCCGTGGTGCGCGCCGACGCAATCGAAGCGGTCCACCGCGACGAGGCGGGCAAGCAGCACCTGACGCTGCGTGGACGCGTTGAAAAGATCCCGGTGAGCCGCCTTTATGCGCACCTCTTCAGGGCCATGTAG
- a CDS encoding DUF6622 family protein, which translates to MLMQILLQTPKWVFGLFALLLWLGARQLVATSLGMTRMTLMPVVMGGLSIFGVASAFGDSIVSLLAWAAMVFATIAVALQRRLPAGTRYDAAARRFHIAGTAVPLVLMMGIFFTKYIVGVLMAIHPEYGHQALFCIGISALYGTFTGVFVGRAIRLWRLAMRTDAAAVAA; encoded by the coding sequence ATGCTGATGCAGATCCTTCTTCAAACCCCCAAGTGGGTCTTCGGCCTCTTCGCCCTGCTGCTGTGGCTCGGCGCACGCCAGCTCGTCGCCACCAGCCTCGGCATGACCCGCATGACGCTGATGCCGGTCGTGATGGGCGGCCTGTCGATCTTCGGCGTCGCGTCGGCCTTCGGCGACTCGATCGTGTCGCTGCTGGCCTGGGCAGCCATGGTCTTCGCGACCATCGCGGTAGCGCTGCAACGCAGGCTGCCCGCGGGTACGCGCTACGACGCGGCGGCGCGCCGCTTCCACATCGCGGGAACCGCGGTGCCGCTCGTGCTCATGATGGGCATCTTCTTCACCAAGTACATCGTCGGCGTGCTGATGGCGATCCATCCGGAATACGGTCACCAGGCGCTCTTTTGCATCGGCATCAGCGCGCTCTACGGTACTTTCACCGGTGTCTTCGTCGGCCGCGCAATCCGGCTGTGGCGCCTGGCGATGCGCACCGATGCCGCCGCGGTCGCCGCCTGA
- a CDS encoding glutamine--tRNA ligase/YqeY domain fusion protein gives MTSAAADNDTAKPSNFLRHVIENDLEQGTYSGRKWGGDPGDAAHHAQGMQDPAKVRMRFPPEPNGYLHIGHAKSIWLNFELAKEYGGVCHLRFDDTNPEKEEQEYVDAIRDAVKWMGYEPVMADDPAHPGARNDHVYFASNYFDFMYRAAEYLITAGHAYVDEQSADEIRATRGDFNTPGTDSPFRARTPEENLARLREMRDGKLADGAAVLRAKIDMGSPNINMRDPALYRIRRATHHNTGDKWCIYPMYTFAHPIEDALEQITHSICTLEFEDQRPFYDWLLDRLAEGGLIASPHPRQYEFARLNVTHIITSKRKLRQLVEDGHVDGWDDPRMPTLAGLRRRGYTPDALKLFCERSGVTKSGGWIDYASLEAALRDTLDPIAPRAMVVLDPVKLVITNWGELMGGDDVLDECTAPVHPHHAEMGRRTFKLGREVWIERTDYEDVQPKGFFRLFPGNKVRLKYGHVIECTGATRDADGKLVEVQARLVPDTKSGTPGADAIKVKGNITWVAAADALPAEVRLYERLFAATQPGSGELQDELNRDSLAVTQGYAEPALASAAQGAPYQFERHGYFVLDSHVGADGQRVFNRAAGMRDSWGK, from the coding sequence ATGACTTCCGCCGCAGCCGACAACGACACCGCCAAGCCTAGCAATTTCCTGCGCCACGTCATCGAAAACGATCTCGAGCAGGGCACCTATTCCGGCCGCAAATGGGGTGGCGACCCCGGCGATGCCGCCCATCACGCCCAAGGCATGCAGGACCCGGCCAAGGTCCGCATGCGCTTTCCGCCCGAGCCCAACGGCTACCTGCACATTGGCCACGCCAAGAGCATCTGGCTCAACTTCGAGCTCGCCAAGGAATACGGCGGCGTGTGCCACCTGCGCTTCGACGACACCAACCCCGAGAAGGAAGAGCAGGAATACGTCGACGCCATCCGCGACGCCGTGAAATGGATGGGCTACGAGCCCGTGATGGCCGACGACCCCGCGCATCCCGGCGCGCGCAACGACCACGTCTACTTCGCGAGCAACTATTTCGACTTCATGTACCGCGCGGCCGAGTACCTGATCACTGCCGGTCACGCCTACGTCGACGAGCAGAGCGCCGACGAGATCCGCGCCACCCGCGGCGACTTCAACACGCCGGGCACCGACAGCCCCTTCCGCGCCCGCACGCCCGAGGAGAACCTGGCGCGCTTGCGCGAGATGCGTGACGGCAAGCTGGCCGACGGCGCCGCGGTGCTGCGCGCGAAGATCGACATGGGAAGCCCCAACATCAACATGCGCGATCCGGCGCTCTACCGCATCCGCCGTGCGACGCACCACAACACTGGCGACAAGTGGTGCATCTACCCGATGTACACCTTCGCGCATCCGATCGAGGACGCGCTGGAGCAGATCACCCACAGCATCTGCACGCTCGAGTTCGAGGATCAGCGGCCGTTCTACGACTGGCTGCTCGACCGGCTTGCCGAGGGCGGGCTGATCGCCTCGCCGCATCCGCGCCAGTACGAATTCGCGCGCCTCAACGTCACGCACATCATCACCAGCAAGCGCAAGCTGCGGCAACTGGTCGAGGACGGCCACGTCGACGGCTGGGACGACCCGCGCATGCCCACCCTCGCGGGCCTGCGCCGCCGCGGCTACACGCCCGATGCGCTGAAGCTCTTCTGCGAGCGCTCCGGCGTGACCAAGTCCGGCGGCTGGATCGACTACGCGAGCCTCGAAGCCGCGCTGCGCGACACGCTCGACCCGATCGCCCCGCGCGCGATGGTGGTGCTCGATCCGGTCAAGCTCGTGATCACCAACTGGGGCGAGCTCATGGGCGGCGACGACGTGCTCGACGAATGCACGGCGCCCGTGCACCCGCACCACGCCGAGATGGGCCGACGCACCTTCAAGCTCGGCCGCGAGGTGTGGATCGAACGCACCGACTACGAGGACGTGCAGCCCAAGGGCTTCTTTCGCCTCTTCCCCGGCAACAAGGTGCGGCTCAAGTACGGCCACGTGATCGAATGCACGGGCGCCACGCGCGACGCCGACGGCAAGCTGGTCGAAGTGCAGGCCAGGCTCGTGCCCGACACCAAGAGCGGCACCCCCGGCGCCGATGCGATCAAGGTCAAGGGCAACATCACCTGGGTCGCGGCCGCGGATGCGCTGCCGGCCGAGGTGCGGCTCTATGAGCGGCTCTTCGCGGCAACGCAGCCCGGCTCCGGCGAGCTGCAGGACGAGCTCAATCGCGACAGCCTCGCGGTGACGCAAGGCTACGCCGAGCCTGCGCTGGCGTCCGCCGCGCAGGGCGCGCCCTACCAGTTCGAGCGGCACGGCTATTTCGTGCTCGATTCGCATGTCGGCGCGGACGGCCAGCGCGTGTTCAACCGGGCGGCCGGGATGCGGGACAGCTGGGGCAAATAA